From one Leptospira kanakyensis genomic stretch:
- a CDS encoding methyl-accepting chemotaxis protein, whose translation MSIRQRVSLSIAGILFIGFLILTTFQISRTITDLNAEIKENSKITSEKWSFEIQEHLNAMMGVIRGFRFALFYASPPRESMISSMREILERNDDIFAIWLCYEPNGYEGRDGAFVGKPGHDKTGRFIPYLHRNAEGKISLEPLVDYDNPEGAGDYYLQVKKSNKAKVFGPYEYLAGGKKIQMISLVVPIYPKGKFMGAAGIDLDVATLQEKIGDTRPFRGQGHIAFISADGTYVMYGQNQTKLGKKIENPEHLKYYLDNLKLGKMFSIQDGGYTHYFSPFHIGKDPQFWALQISIPDSIFSEQITKVVLSSVLISVVILFVVLFFLNFVFKKQISLRLEKAMAFSSQIANGNLAISAEEINQDEIGTLLDSMNQMKNSLVSIIGDIKHTVEKLGHQSNTMASTSQNLSDTSQTQASAAEESSAAVEELSASAENVGKSMEEAVVKMKEIDRSVLTLREEVQNINKEMEYLAKFASESREHAVVGETAMNESTRAMEDIGEKAERISEVLDIITEISEKTNLLALNAAIEAARAGDAGRGFAVVAEEIGKLALQTGASVKEIGDLVISTNSAVENGNKKVTEAAQVLNLLNSRVKEFETSATRVLGSVLLQENNAKDIAQNSNLLTNLNLQIEEAVFEQKRATEEISKTIISISNGTQDVATGSDQLTIVSTDIASQASYLSTQVERFKLK comes from the coding sequence ATGAGTATACGCCAAAGGGTCTCTTTATCTATTGCAGGTATTTTATTTATTGGATTTCTGATACTAACTACATTTCAAATCTCTCGTACAATCACAGACCTTAACGCTGAAATTAAAGAAAATTCAAAAATTACTTCTGAAAAATGGTCATTTGAAATTCAAGAACATCTCAACGCGATGATGGGTGTGATTCGTGGCTTTCGTTTTGCCTTATTTTATGCCTCTCCTCCTCGAGAATCAATGATCAGCAGTATGAGAGAAATTCTGGAACGTAACGATGATATTTTTGCTATTTGGCTCTGTTACGAACCGAACGGTTATGAAGGGAGAGATGGTGCTTTCGTTGGAAAACCTGGCCATGATAAAACAGGAAGATTCATTCCTTATTTACATCGAAATGCAGAAGGAAAAATCAGCTTAGAACCGTTAGTGGATTATGATAATCCAGAAGGAGCCGGTGATTATTATCTCCAAGTTAAAAAATCAAATAAAGCAAAGGTATTTGGACCTTATGAATATTTAGCTGGTGGAAAAAAAATTCAAATGATTTCCCTTGTGGTTCCGATTTACCCAAAAGGGAAGTTTATGGGAGCCGCCGGAATTGATTTGGATGTAGCAACCTTACAAGAAAAAATTGGTGACACTCGTCCTTTTCGAGGGCAAGGACATATTGCCTTCATATCAGCTGACGGAACGTATGTGATGTACGGGCAGAACCAAACGAAACTTGGTAAAAAAATAGAAAATCCAGAACATTTAAAATATTACTTAGATAATTTAAAATTGGGAAAAATGTTTTCCATCCAAGATGGAGGTTACACTCATTATTTTTCTCCCTTCCATATAGGAAAAGATCCACAATTTTGGGCACTTCAAATTAGTATTCCTGATTCTATTTTTAGTGAACAAATCACTAAAGTGGTTCTTAGCTCAGTTTTGATTTCGGTTGTGATTTTATTTGTAGTTTTGTTTTTCTTGAATTTTGTTTTTAAAAAACAAATTAGTCTGCGTTTGGAAAAAGCAATGGCCTTTTCTTCTCAAATTGCAAACGGCAACTTGGCAATCAGCGCGGAAGAAATCAACCAGGATGAAATTGGTACATTGTTAGATTCTATGAATCAAATGAAAAATAGTTTGGTCTCTATCATTGGAGACATCAAACATACGGTAGAGAAGTTGGGCCATCAGTCCAACACGATGGCTTCCACTTCACAAAATCTATCCGACACTTCACAAACACAAGCATCCGCAGCAGAAGAATCTTCCGCAGCAGTAGAAGAGTTGTCTGCATCCGCTGAAAACGTTGGTAAGTCAATGGAAGAAGCCGTAGTTAAGATGAAAGAAATTGATAGATCCGTTTTGACCTTAAGGGAAGAAGTTCAGAATATCAACAAAGAGATGGAGTATCTTGCTAAATTTGCTTCGGAATCCAGAGAACATGCTGTTGTTGGTGAAACTGCTATGAACGAGTCCACTCGGGCGATGGAAGACATTGGTGAAAAGGCAGAACGAATCAGTGAGGTTTTAGATATCATTACTGAAATCTCAGAAAAGACAAACTTACTTGCGTTAAATGCTGCCATCGAGGCGGCGAGAGCAGGGGATGCTGGTAGAGGTTTTGCGGTAGTTGCAGAAGAGATTGGGAAACTTGCCTTACAAACAGGGGCTTCTGTAAAAGAAATTGGAGATCTTGTGATTTCCACCAACTCTGCTGTGGAAAATGGAAACAAAAAAGTAACGGAAGCAGCACAAGTTTTGAATTTGCTGAATAGCCGAGTCAAAGAATTTGAGACGTCCGCAACTAGAGTATTAGGTTCTGTTCTTTTGCAAGAAAATAATGCAAAGGACATTGCTCAAAACTCTAATTTGTTAACTAATTTAAATTTACAAATTGAAGAAGCCGTTTTCGAACAAAAAAGAGCCACTGAGGAAATTTCAAAAACCATTATCAGTATTTCAAATGGAACACAAGATGTTGCTACTGGCTCTGACCAGTTGACCATTGTGTCTACGGATATTGCTTCTCAGGCTTCTTATCTTTCCACTCAGGTGGAAAGGTTTAAGCTAAAATAA
- a CDS encoding FecR family protein has translation MKTFIPVLTIFLLSLQCDRFQFGTSQVKDDQAGAVVTFLQGNIFITTQGKESKAKLGDVIRPGDRIITKLGRVDLQTYRGEVIRIKDNSDVLFRDIAGASRPNTDIHLWAGNLLVKSVKLKSGQNLSVTSPTMVAGVRGTVFSFELEKGSVPKVKVYEGAVSVAFKTSPKLIELNEGLSKENYTRLVKTLEENEVVLEPGERLEVNPNLNELVYLINAKVATGGLNGDELSGFIDFENGLSKVNSTVSPQEKAEVETLVSIPGETIQKQIDSQNKGTTEVITQAIEKEHSEQRTEALNRIASEAEKIGLDNEEEIHSHYSVLETIHKANGEVLSGAVVAQLGDVFIVHSTKGVFQLSVDDIEYVEYRNFKIKTRAKR, from the coding sequence ATGAAAACGTTCATTCCAGTACTTACCATCTTTCTCCTATCATTACAATGTGATCGTTTCCAATTTGGTACAAGCCAAGTAAAGGATGACCAAGCTGGGGCTGTGGTCACCTTTCTCCAAGGAAACATTTTTATCACTACCCAAGGTAAAGAATCCAAAGCAAAACTCGGAGATGTCATTCGTCCAGGTGACCGTATCATCACCAAACTAGGTAGAGTGGATTTACAAACTTATAGAGGAGAGGTCATTCGTATTAAAGACAACTCTGATGTATTGTTTCGTGACATCGCAGGTGCTAGTCGCCCGAATACGGACATTCATTTGTGGGCAGGAAATCTTCTTGTTAAATCGGTAAAATTAAAATCGGGGCAAAATCTTTCAGTCACTTCTCCTACGATGGTGGCAGGGGTTCGTGGTACGGTGTTTTCCTTTGAATTAGAAAAAGGATCTGTGCCAAAGGTGAAAGTATACGAAGGTGCAGTCTCTGTAGCTTTTAAAACTTCGCCGAAATTAATCGAACTAAATGAAGGTCTTTCCAAGGAAAATTACACTCGTTTGGTGAAAACGTTAGAAGAAAACGAAGTTGTGTTGGAACCAGGGGAAAGGTTAGAAGTAAATCCCAATCTAAATGAATTAGTTTATTTGATTAATGCAAAGGTAGCTACAGGTGGATTGAATGGTGACGAATTGTCTGGATTTATCGACTTTGAAAATGGTTTATCGAAGGTGAATTCTACGGTGTCTCCGCAGGAGAAAGCTGAAGTAGAAACTTTGGTTTCCATTCCCGGAGAGACTATCCAAAAACAAATTGATTCACAAAACAAAGGAACAACAGAAGTAATAACTCAGGCAATCGAAAAAGAACATAGTGAACAGAGAACTGAAGCCCTGAATCGAATCGCATCCGAAGCGGAAAAAATAGGGTTAGACAATGAAGAAGAAATCCATAGCCATTACAGTGTTTTGGAAACAATTCATAAAGCAAATGGAGAAGTACTTTCTGGTGCTGTTGTCGCCCAGTTAGGTGATGTATTCATTGTTCACTCTACGAAAGGTGTATTCCAACTATCCGTGGATGATATCGAATACGTAGAATACAGAAATTTTAAAATCAAAACAAGAGCGAAAAGATAA